One Tepidimicrobium xylanilyticum genomic window, ATGGAATATTCTTGATGCTTCCCGAATCTTGAATAGAGGGGGAGTTCTTCCCAAATATGCTATAGGTAAAGCAACATAAAGTTCACAATTCACAACTACAAAATTAAAAGAGTGGCTTGGCCACTCTTTTTGAACTAGAAAGCTGGTATTACACCGCCATTATAGTTTTCTTCTATGAACTTTCTTACTTTGTCGCTTTGTAGAGCTTTCATCAGTTTAGCAAATTTTTCTTCATTTTCTTCCCCTGTCCTTACAGCTACTATATTGGCATAAGGGGAGTCTTTATCTTCTAATATTAATGCATCCTCAGTAGGTACTAAACTAGCTTCTAAAGCATAGTTTCCATTTATAACTGCAGCGTCTACCTCATTTAATACCCTGGGAAGATAGGCAGCTTCTAGTGGAGTGAATTTTAAATTTTTTGGATTCTCAATTATATCATTTTCAGTAGCAAGAATTCCTGCATCAGGATCTAATTTAATCAATCCGTATTTTTCTAGGAGTAGTAGAGCCCTTCCTCCATTAGTTGGGTCGTTGGGGATGGCAATTTCACTATTATCTTCAAGTTCTTCAATGCTTAAATATTTGACCGAATATAACCCCATTGGTTCTACGTGAACTCCGCCGATGGAAATGATGTCAATATTATTCTCTTCCTTAAAATTATTCATATAAGGTTTATGTTGGAAGAAATTAGCGTCCAATTCATTTTCAGCCAATGCTAAATTTGGCTTAACATAATCATCAAACTCTATAATCTCAAGCTCAATTCCTTCTTCTTTCAAATCATCTACGATCAATTCAACTATTTCCCTATGAGGTTTTGGAGAAACTCCTATTTTAATAACATTATCTGCGCTTTTTTTACTATTACACCCTACTAAAGTTGTTAAAATCAATATAGAGGCTATTGCAATTAATACGAATTTTTTCATTTTAAATTCCTCCTTACTTCTTATTTATAATTGTTGATAATCTATTTCCTATAAATTGTATACCTTGAACTAACAATATGATTACAAAGACTGATGCAATCATAATCCCTGTTTCAAATCTATATAAGCCATATCTGATGGCTAAATTCCCTAATCCGCCGCCACCGATAGCGCCTGCCATAGCGGAATAGCCTATTAGGTTAATTATTGTCAAAGTTATTCCCAGTATCAAGGAAGGTAAGGCTTCTGGAATGAGCACCTTGAATATTATTTCAGGTATGCTTGCTCCCATAGATAGGCTGAACTCAATTATTCCCTTGTCCACTTCCTTTAGAGAAGATTCCATTATCCTAGCTACAAATGGTGCAGCTGCTATGGAAAGAGGCACGATAGTTGCAGTAGTGCCAATACTTTGTCCCACAATTAACTTGGATATGGGAAATACAATAATCATTAAAATAATAAATGGGAAGGAACGCAATATATTAATTATCCCATTTAATATTTGGTTAAGTAAAGGTTTTTCCCATATATTGCCTTTCTCCGTGATAACCAATAGTACTCCTAATGGGAAACCTATTATTAAGGAAAAAAGCGTTGAGAAAAACACCATATATAGAGTTTCAAATAGAGCAGGAATAATTAATTCAGCCATTATATCACCTCCACGCCTACATCTTTACTTTTAAGAAATGCTATTGCATTAACTATTTCTTCATCGCTTCCTGAAAGTTCTAGTATTAAATATCCAGCACTTGTGCTCATCAGTTGATTAATATTACCGGATAATATGTTTACATGGATATTAAATTTTTTGACCATTTGTGAGACAATAGGCTTTTTTGCACTTTTCCCTAAATAGCTTAATCTGATGAGAGTGCCATCATAATTTTCTGGCTTTATCAAGCCGTTATCATCATTTGGATTCAAACTGGAGATGAAGGATTTAGCAGTCTTAGTTTTTGGATTTTTGAATAATTCTTCTACAGTATTCATTTCTATTATCCTACCATCTTCAATAATGGCTACTCGATCGCAAATATCTTTTATAACCTCCATCTGGTGAGTTATTAGTATAATGGTAACATTTAGCTCTTTCCTTATTCTGTTAAGCAATTCCAGTATGGACTTGGTGGTTTTAGGATCTAGTGCTGATGTTCCTTCATCGCTTAATAGTATTTTAGGATTATTGGCCAAAGCTCTTGCAATGGCGACTCTCTGCTTTTGCCCACCACTTAACTGAGAAGGATAAGCATCCCTTTTATCGGAAAGTCCTACATATTCAAGCAATGTATTTACTCTATCGTCAATCACCTTTTTTGGAAGCCTTTCAAGTTCTAAGGGGAATGCAACATTTTTATATACAGTTTTTTGGTTTAATAAATTAAAATGTTGGAATATCATCGCCATATCTTTTCTAGATTTTCTCAAAGCCTTCTTGTCAAGAGAGGTAATGTCTATTCCATCGATGTATATTTTGCCACTAGTGGGCTCTTCCAATCTATTGATGCATCGGATTAGAGTAGACTTTCCTGCACCACTTAAACCGATGATTCCGAATATTTCACCTTCATTTATTTGAAGGCTTATATCCCTTAAAGCCCAGATTTTTTCACCTGAAGTTTCGAAACTTTTGGATAGCTTTTCTATTCGAATCAATGAGAGTCCCCCTTACATTATGTGATGTCATAAAGAATGTACATTCTATTTAATAAAAAAACCTCTATGAAAGATAGAGGTTAAGTAAAAAACCTCTTTACAAGAAAGAGGTCTAATACTCTTTCTTATCTTTCGGTATAACACATACCGCTGGATTTAGCACCTTGTGTACACAGGTTGCCGGGTTTCACTGGGCCAGATCCCTCCACCACTCTTGATAAGAGCATGTTATTAACTTTTATTTAAAACCAATTCTAATACTTAATTCTATATTTGTCAACATCTTTTTTTATAAAATTTAATTTAATTTAATATAAGGAATAATTAATGACAAATTATTCCTTATACTAGCTTATCTTGTATAATTTGGTGGACTTCCTCAGGTGTTTTACCTCTAGCTTCAACAATTGGAACTGGGGGAATTTGACCAGTAGAATCGCTACTTGATAAAACATCTATTCCAGACACAACTATTGCTTTATACTCATCAGAAGTAATGTGTTCTAAATTGGAATTCTTATAAAGGGTATAAACGTCATAGCCTAAACTTTTTAAATGCTCAATAAAAGGTGTTAATGTATTTTCAACTACAATTTTATCTTTCATATTTTCACCTCCATTTAAAATTATTATGTTCTTAAGTCTACTATAATATTTATATTTTTTTTCCATGAATAAATAAAAAGCCCACAAGCCAGAATATTAAATGAAATTAAAATAATTTAAAGAAAGGAGTAACAATATGACCCTTCAAAATCCTATTAATATGGGAAATATAAACCAATTAGAGTTGCAAAATTTAAGGGAAATTATAGGAGTTCATCAGAACATGGTTTCTAAATATGATTTCTATTCCAACCAATGCCACGACCCTCAGCTTAAACAATTGTTTAAAAAATCTAGTCAAGATGCGCAGACTACCGTTACTAATTTCATAAATTCATTAAAATAGGAGGGAATGAAATGCAAGAACGAGATATGGTCAATGATGCTATTACTACTACTAAAGCAAGCATAGAAATGTATAATAAAGCCATAACAGAATGTGCTAATCAGCAGTTAAGAAGCACATTACAACAGTTGAGGAATGAAGCTGAGCAACTACAATACCAGTTATTCCAGATAGCAGAACAAAAAGGTTATTATAAGCCTGCACCTCCGGCTAATTCAAATGATGTTCAGCAGGTAAAATCAGGTCTTACTGGTGGAGGAATGAAATAATTCCCAAATAGCCCTTTCGGGCTATTTCTATTTGTACGAATAATAATCCAAAAAAATATGGTCATACTAATTAAGGGTATAATTGAAAGGTGATTTAGATGATTTCAAAGAGTGTTAGCTTTAACAGAGAAGAGATAACGAAAATTTTCAATAACTCTTGCGATTTCGTTGCCTATGAGTTTGAGACCAGATCTAATATAAGAATATTAATATGCTTCATAGAGGGATTTGTTAATGAGGATTTATTTGATAGGGATATACTTCGTCCTTTAATTTTACAACTTGATGATCCAAAGAATTTAAGAAAGGTAATTTTCACTCCTAAAATTCAAATAGTCAATTCCATGGAAGAGGTAAAAAATGAAATAGTATACGGGAAGGTTGCTATATTTGTTGAAGGTAATGCTAATTGTTATGTAGTCGAATTAACTAAATGGGATAAAAGAATGGTAGAAGAACCAAATTCAGAGGCAGTAGTCAGGGGGCCTAAGGAAGGATTTATAGAGGATATAGAAGTAAATAAGGTATTATTAAGGAGAAAATTGAGAAACAATAACCTGGTCTTTGAAGATTATAAATATGGGAAACAAACCAATACAAAGGTAAGCATAGCTTACATTAAAGGTATTGTTAATGAAGATGTGTTGAAGGAATTAAAAAGGAGATTAGAAAAGATTGACGTAGATTCAATATTAGAAAGTGGTTATATAGAAGAATTAATAGAGGATGATCCATTTTCCTTAATGGGTACGGTTTCCAATGTGGAAAAGCCTGATATTGTGGCTGGAAAACTTCTAGAAGGAAGAGTTGCCATATTAGTTGATGGAACCCCTCATGTGTTGACTGTACCAAGAATACTTGTTGAAGGGATAATGGTTAGTGAAGATTATTATATAAGGCCTTTTTATGCTACTTTTTTAAGACTACTAAGAGGCATTAGCATTTTTATATCAGTCTACTTACCAGGGACATTTGTAGCCTTACAATTATACCATCAGGAAATGATTCCGACAGTTCTTTTGATCAATATGGCAGGTGCAAGAGAAGGGGTACCCTTACCTGTAATGTTAGAAGTATTGATTATGATTTTAGCTTTAGAGTTGATAAAGGAATCGGGATTGAGGTTGCCTAAGAGCGTTGGTACCACAGTGAGCATAGTTGGGGCATTGATATTAGGGCAGGCAGCAGTAGAAGCTGGAGTTGTTAATGCAATAACCTTAATAGTTGTGTCTACAGCAGCAATAGCTGAATTTGTTGTGCCTGGATTTATGGAAGGTATAGTAATATATCGATTATTCATATTATTTCTTGCAGGGCTTATGGGACTTTATGGAATTGCCTGTGGTTTTGTTTTCATAAATATGCAGCTGGTATCCTTAGATTCCTTTGGAGTTCCATATACTTGGCCCATTGCACCTAGAGAATGGGATGGTTTTAAAAAAGATACTTTTGTCAGACTTCCTTTATGGAAGAGACTTTTTAGACCAAGAGCCATTGCAAAGAGGAATGTAAGAAGGCAAATTTCCCCGTGGAGGAAATAGGATATGAGTAGAAAAATTGCCTGTGTTTTACTTCTTATCTTTATAATTTTATTAACGGGCTGTTGGAATGCCAGAGAACTAAATGAATTAGGAATTTCATTGGTAATGGGTTTGGATATTGAAGATAATAAGATATTAATTACTTTAGAAGTTGTGGATCCCTCTTATGCTCAAAAAAGTAGTGGAGGAAAAGAAGGTGGTCCTGTTAAATATGTACAAGGTGTAGGGAATACAATTTTTGAAGCCTTTAGGGATATAACTTTAAAATTTGATAGGAGAATTTTTACATCCCATAATAAGGTCATTATATTTGGGGAAGAATTTGCTAGAAGGGGTTTGGTCAGCCATACGGATCAATTATTTAGGGATAGGGAACAGAGGGAAACTGCCTACATGTTAATTGCCAAAGGAGCAAAAGCCTATGAGGTAATGGGGATTGACAGTGGTTTAGAAGAAATACCAGGTAGCTATATATTAAGACTGGTTCAAAATATAAGGGATAATCCTAAAACTGTAGATGTGAACATAATGGGATATCTTAGAGACCACTACCTAGGTGGACGTCATACAATGGCTGGAGTAGTGGAAAAGATAGAAAGGAAAGGCATAAATGGAGAGGTGAGTAACAGTGAAGATTCAAAATATGAATTGACTGTTATAGGTGCAGCTATCTTTAGAGATGATATATTAGTTGGTTATTTAGATGGAAATGATACTAAATCCCTTAACTTTATTAGGAATAATGTTACCAGTGGATTGATAACATTTCCAACTCTTGGAGGAGTCACAAAGGAAAAGGGATCAGACCCACATCATAGGCATTTAACTTCTATTATATTAATAAAGGTAAAAGCAAAGAATGATGTTGAATTAAAAGATGGCAATATTGGATTAAAGACTAAAATTAAAATTAAGGGTTCTATAGGAGAAGTTGCAGGAGATATTAATGTATATAATGAAAAGGAATTGAAAATGCTAGAAGAGGCTTGTTCTAATACCACTAAGACCGCTATCAGCCAAACCGTCAGGAAGGTACAGCGGGAAATAGGATTAGACATATTTGGGTTTGGCCATGTGTTTCATAGAAAGTATCCTGAAGAATATAAAAAGATTAAGGACCACTGGGATGAAATATTTTCCCAGGCAGACTTTCAAATAGAAGTAGAAACTAATTTAGTAGGGACTGGGCTTATCAATACCCCTATATTTATAGATTAGGAGTAGTATGCTATGTATGATATGAGGGAAAGGAATAAAATATACTATAATCAAGCTCTATTACTATTGATAAATTTTAGAATTATTATGGGCTTAAACAATTTACCCATATTAAGAGTTCCTCCCAGCAACCAAGATGCGTGGATTGTGTTGCTTTTATCTATTCCCTATGTAATAATTTTATCTTTTCCTTTATTATTTTTAAGCAATAAGTTTAGTGATTTGAGCTTAATTGAAATAATAGAAAAATTAATGGGTAAAATATTTGGGAAAATACTTGGGGCCTTTTATATTTTGGTATTTTTATATTATCTCACCATGTTTTCAAGTAATTTTGTAGAAATATTAGATTATTCATTGTTTAGGGAGACACCAACCTGGGCAACCGCTTCTTTATTATTAATAACTTGTGTTTATATAGGCTATAAGGGGCTTAGGAATTTAGCTAGATTTGGGGAGTTTGTAATACCAATAATGATTATAACTATGTTTATATTTGTTATATTAGGTCTTCGCAATTATCAATTCGATTATCTATTTCCAATTTTAAGCGATTCGACCATCAGTCAAATCAACAAAGGTGCTATAATAATAGGTTTAAGGTTTGTAGATATTCTTATAGCTACTATGTTAACCCCTTATTTGGCAAATAAGAAGGAGTTGAACAAGATCTACATTAGGTCAACTCTATTTTCTTTACTAATTATCTTAATCATAGTAATTACTATTCAATGCACATTGGGAACGGAATTTGCTAAAAGAATTAATTTTCCATTTTTGACCTATACAAGACTAATTAACTTTGAGCAGACAATACAGGGTTTTGAATCAATATATATAGTATCTTGGATAATAGGGAACATAATTAGAACTTCAGGATATCTGTTCATTACTTCAGTATCATTAGAGCAGTTTACGGGAATTAGAAATGATAGATTTATAATTCCAATTGCTATTCTAATATTTATTGCTGTACAATTAATAAAGGATAGAAGGCCTGTATTAGGTGTGAATGAGCCCTTTAGTCAAATTACACTGATTATATCGGTTATTTCTATAATACTTATTCCTATAGTGTTGTTAATAGCTTATTTTTTTAGGAAAAATAAATTATAAGGGCATTATTGATTATAGACTGGTATCAATCAGGTCAACAATTATACATTCATCTAACACCGTTTTTTTATTATTTATTTGTAAAGCTATTGGTTTAAATTGCTTGAACAATATCAAGCAATATTGTAGAATATACTAGGTTAGTGATAGGAAATAATTTGTTGGATATGGAGGCTTAGAATGGACAAGAGTGTAAAATTAACAGAAGGCAATATTTCTAAAGCTTTGATAAAACTTGCTTTGCCTATTATGGCTACATCCTTTGTACAAGTAGCATATAATATGACAGATATGATATGGCTTGGAAGAGTTGGAACTAAAGCGGTAGCTGCATCGGGAACAGCAGGATTCTTTACATGGTTTGCATCGGCTTTATTTATGATACCCAAAATTGGTGCAGAAGTAGGTGTAGCTCAATCCTTTGGAAGAGAAGATATGGATTCTGCCAGAAAATTTGCATCAAATACTTTGAAATTAAGTGTTCTTATTGCATTAATATACTCATTAATACTTATAATATTTAGACATCAGATTATAGGTTTTTTTAAACTAGGAGATGCTGAAGTTATAACTATGGCCATTGATTATCTACTGATTATATCTTATGGACTTGTTTTTTACTTTGTTAATCCAGTTTTTTCAGGAATTTTTAATGGGGCTGGTGATAGTACCACACCTTTTAAGATAAACTCCATTGGGCTAATAACTAATATGATTCTTGACCCCTTAATGATAATGGGGATAGGTCCTTTCCCTGAAATGGGAGTTAAAGGGGCTGCTTGGGCTACGGTAATTGCACAAACAATTGTAACTGTAATCTTTGTATTATTTAGTAACAAAAAGAATCAACTATTTAAGGATTTAAATATAGTAAAAATACCTTTTGATAAAGACTGTGTAAAGACCATATTTAAACTTGGGCTACCATCATCAGTCCAACAAGGTATTTTTGCAGGTATCGGCATGATACTGGCTAGAATAATTGCCCAATGGGGGCCTACGCCAGTTGCTGTCCAGAAGGTTGGAAATCAGATTGAGTCCATATCCTGGATGACAGCTTCAGGATTTTCTACCGCCATATCTGCTTTTATAGGACAAAACTATGGAGCAGATAAGTGGGACAGAATTAGAAAAGGTTATAAAAAAGGGCTGCAAATAGTGGGGACTATAGGACTCTTTTCCACCATAGTGCTCATTTTTGGAGCAAATCCACTGTTTAGATTTTTCATCCCTGATGACTTAGAAGCCTTAAGAATTGGGGTTAGGTATTTAAGGATATTAGGAGTATCCGAAATACTAATGACCTTTGAAATTGCAAGCAGGGGAGCTTTTAATGGTATTGGAAAAACCATTCCACCTTCTATTGTGGGAGTAGTCTTTAATGCCTTGCGCATACCAATGGCATTAGTGTTTTCTTCTACATTCCTCGGATTAGATGGAATATGGTGGAGCATAAGTATAAGTAGTGCCTTAAAGGGTT contains:
- a CDS encoding methionine ABC transporter ATP-binding protein codes for the protein MIRIEKLSKSFETSGEKIWALRDISLQINEGEIFGIIGLSGAGKSTLIRCINRLEEPTSGKIYIDGIDITSLDKKALRKSRKDMAMIFQHFNLLNQKTVYKNVAFPLELERLPKKVIDDRVNTLLEYVGLSDKRDAYPSQLSGGQKQRVAIARALANNPKILLSDEGTSALDPKTTKSILELLNRIRKELNVTIILITHQMEVIKDICDRVAIIEDGRIIEMNTVEELFKNPKTKTAKSFISSLNPNDDNGLIKPENYDGTLIRLSYLGKSAKKPIVSQMVKKFNIHVNILSGNINQLMSTSAGYLILELSGSDEEIVNAIAFLKSKDVGVEVI
- a CDS encoding spore germination protein encodes the protein MISKSVSFNREEITKIFNNSCDFVAYEFETRSNIRILICFIEGFVNEDLFDRDILRPLILQLDDPKNLRKVIFTPKIQIVNSMEEVKNEIVYGKVAIFVEGNANCYVVELTKWDKRMVEEPNSEAVVRGPKEGFIEDIEVNKVLLRRKLRNNNLVFEDYKYGKQTNTKVSIAYIKGIVNEDVLKELKRRLEKIDVDSILESGYIEELIEDDPFSLMGTVSNVEKPDIVAGKLLEGRVAILVDGTPHVLTVPRILVEGIMVSEDYYIRPFYATFLRLLRGISIFISVYLPGTFVALQLYHQEMIPTVLLINMAGAREGVPLPVMLEVLIMILALELIKESGLRLPKSVGTTVSIVGALILGQAAVEAGVVNAITLIVVSTAAIAEFVVPGFMEGIVIYRLFILFLAGLMGLYGIACGFVFINMQLVSLDSFGVPYTWPIAPREWDGFKKDTFVRLPLWKRLFRPRAIAKRNVRRQISPWRK
- a CDS encoding GerAB/ArcD/ProY family transporter, whose amino-acid sequence is MYDMRERNKIYYNQALLLLINFRIIMGLNNLPILRVPPSNQDAWIVLLLSIPYVIILSFPLLFLSNKFSDLSLIEIIEKLMGKIFGKILGAFYILVFLYYLTMFSSNFVEILDYSLFRETPTWATASLLLITCVYIGYKGLRNLARFGEFVIPIMIITMFIFVILGLRNYQFDYLFPILSDSTISQINKGAIIIGLRFVDILIATMLTPYLANKKELNKIYIRSTLFSLLIILIIVITIQCTLGTEFAKRINFPFLTYTRLINFEQTIQGFESIYIVSWIIGNIIRTSGYLFITSVSLEQFTGIRNDRFIIPIAILIFIAVQLIKDRRPVLGVNEPFSQITLIISVISIILIPIVLLIAYFFRKNKL
- a CDS encoding MATE family efflux transporter → MDKSVKLTEGNISKALIKLALPIMATSFVQVAYNMTDMIWLGRVGTKAVAASGTAGFFTWFASALFMIPKIGAEVGVAQSFGREDMDSARKFASNTLKLSVLIALIYSLILIIFRHQIIGFFKLGDAEVITMAIDYLLIISYGLVFYFVNPVFSGIFNGAGDSTTPFKINSIGLITNMILDPLMIMGIGPFPEMGVKGAAWATVIAQTIVTVIFVLFSNKKNQLFKDLNIVKIPFDKDCVKTIFKLGLPSSVQQGIFAGIGMILARIIAQWGPTPVAVQKVGNQIESISWMTASGFSTAISAFIGQNYGADKWDRIRKGYKKGLQIVGTIGLFSTIVLIFGANPLFRFFIPDDLEALRIGVRYLRILGVSEILMTFEIASRGAFNGIGKTIPPSIVGVVFNALRIPMALVFSSTFLGLDGIWWSISISSALKGLVLTIWYIVVLKKVPYMEARFDASIESE
- a CDS encoding MetQ/NlpA family ABC transporter substrate-binding protein; its protein translation is MKKFVLIAIASILILTTLVGCNSKKSADNVIKIGVSPKPHREIVELIVDDLKEEGIELEIIEFDDYVKPNLALAENELDANFFQHKPYMNNFKEENNIDIISIGGVHVEPMGLYSVKYLSIEELEDNSEIAIPNDPTNGGRALLLLEKYGLIKLDPDAGILATENDIIENPKNLKFTPLEAAYLPRVLNEVDAAVINGNYALEASLVPTEDALILEDKDSPYANIVAVRTGEENEEKFAKLMKALQSDKVRKFIEENYNGGVIPAF
- a CDS encoding spore coat protein — protein: MQERDMVNDAITTTKASIEMYNKAITECANQQLRSTLQQLRNEAEQLQYQLFQIAEQKGYYKPAPPANSNDVQQVKSGLTGGGMK
- a CDS encoding Ger(x)C family spore germination protein; its protein translation is MSRKIACVLLLIFIILLTGCWNARELNELGISLVMGLDIEDNKILITLEVVDPSYAQKSSGGKEGGPVKYVQGVGNTIFEAFRDITLKFDRRIFTSHNKVIIFGEEFARRGLVSHTDQLFRDREQRETAYMLIAKGAKAYEVMGIDSGLEEIPGSYILRLVQNIRDNPKTVDVNIMGYLRDHYLGGRHTMAGVVEKIERKGINGEVSNSEDSKYELTVIGAAIFRDDILVGYLDGNDTKSLNFIRNNVTSGLITFPTLGGVTKEKGSDPHHRHLTSIILIKVKAKNDVELKDGNIGLKTKIKIKGSIGEVAGDINVYNEKELKMLEEACSNTTKTAISQTVRKVQREIGLDIFGFGHVFHRKYPEEYKKIKDHWDEIFSQADFQIEVETNLVGTGLINTPIFID
- a CDS encoding YkuS family protein, producing MKDKIVVENTLTPFIEHLKSLGYDVYTLYKNSNLEHITSDEYKAIVVSGIDVLSSSDSTGQIPPVPIVEARGKTPEEVHQIIQDKLV
- a CDS encoding methionine ABC transporter permease; translation: MAELIIPALFETLYMVFFSTLFSLIIGFPLGVLLVITEKGNIWEKPLLNQILNGIINILRSFPFIILMIIVFPISKLIVGQSIGTTATIVPLSIAAAPFVARIMESSLKEVDKGIIEFSLSMGASIPEIIFKVLIPEALPSLILGITLTIINLIGYSAMAGAIGGGGLGNLAIRYGLYRFETGIMIASVFVIILLVQGIQFIGNRLSTIINKK